From Oncorhynchus keta strain PuntledgeMale-10-30-2019 chromosome 25, Oket_V2, whole genome shotgun sequence, one genomic window encodes:
- the LOC118358126 gene encoding very low-density lipoprotein receptor-like isoform X4, whose amino-acid sequence MAFYLLLSISILEISVLSVAVRTPLKCNLGTKPCKDGSECILYQHVCDGEVDCRDGSDEEDCTVTCTKGQFLCAHGKKCIDQRQVCDGVAQCQDRSDEVDCLEHMEGCAHHCDKTRCLPDTFLCDGEKDCLDGTDEADCDSDSDGHKNHHDEVSENDSSNYKGITTMSAPAPLQCPFGMKPCQDKTACVLYSHVCDGDADCKDGSDEETCSLECDNGQFQCAHGKKCIDQRQVCDGVAQCQDRSDETHCLKPTEGCAHHCDNKTRCLPDTFLCDGERDCLDGTDEANCADESCSSGEFRCTIGQCVSISMRCDGHPDCWDHSDEESCHKLPQCTTNRRCPQSQECLLEEWVCDGEQDCKDGSDEENCEMVQLKCGEFQWACTSKSQCVPKAWRCDGTKDCADESDEAGCGQVATCPSHQFQCANTSECLDMALVCNSVRNCADGSDEGGDCKTTCPDKAICVQNCDSTPQGTRCGCKAGYQLDEDAVSCGDIDECVGGKRGVCSHSCVNTQGSFHCHCNPGYLLESDGRHCKIMGEPYLLASVQTDLFLVGLRSSSLDVLVSSAKKAILSVDYDWKDQRVFWVSLDSEGIKWSSLDQKKQGTLFKGIKSDCIAVDWVGRNLYWIDGIGGGRIIAIGLNSTITSALDLTVILDKEFEQLLSLALLPQKGLLFWSEMSNEAKIERAGMDGSERRVVVSHSLGWPGSLAVDPIGERLYWTDKKLGCIGSATLNGGDVKILQLTETTNPFSVTVFNDLLYWSDAKRGTIQGANKITGKNCKVLLKRSAQPFGLKVIHPLLQTSTDSPCEKLHCSHLCVLAPGPKGVCKCPSGLLLAEDGLNCSNLVNSAFLLVLSPTVVTQIYLQTMLSAVGLKTWPEHLSLPLANVNEAAILDYTLREKMLYLADSGQSSVGLFKLKETSLVPRGQFLQLKGDTVTALALDWITLNVYWSSTKQSRLQVTSSNGEHTAVLIDDIGSLESIALHPLSGRLCFAKQGEGAHVECAHMDGGKRVQVWKDAVQPTSLTFSNDGGEIYWADIGAGVIGSVRVDGSGYIAFTTGDGLIAFALSNRMLLWVTDLDTTQVWYRDDQLIKTLWFEVNIEVVSLKAYSKSSQMGFNFCSDGNGDCSHFCLAVPGGRTCRCAHGHRPVNATHCTLDQHCPAGSRPCLDGHTCLPLEKFCDGHPDCLDTSDENCVHLKGQSEVQSKAPTLPPSPSIPTSADLGSTTSLDNSGLVRNLDVKQQCSEKHCNGNGECVETNGGTSCACGQGYSGDSCQDQLANTMQGPLIYGAVGLCAAIVVISVLVAVVRSKTANARRASPVVKQTSMIDLAKHGDSPSTQHSPDDTNFSEEVASSVA is encoded by the exons ATGGCTTTCTATCTGCTTCTGAGTATATCAATTTTGGAAATCTCAG TTTTGAGTGTTGCTGTGCGGACTCCATTGAAATGCAACCTGGGCACCAAACCTTGCAAGGATGGATCTGAGTGTATTCTCTACCAGCATGTGTGTGACGGTGAAGTTGACTGTAGGGATGGCTCTGATGAGGAGGACTGCACTGTCACATGCACTAAAG GCCAGTTTCTGTGTGCCCATGGGAAGAAGTGCATTGACCAGAGGCAGGTGTGTGACGGGGTGGCCCAGTGTCAGGACCGTTCTGATGAGGTGGACTGCCtagagcacatggagggctgtgctcACCACTGTGACAAGACCCGCTGCCTCCCTGACACCTTCCTTTGTGATGGAGAGAAGGACTGCCTGGATGGCACTGATGAGGCAGACTGTG ATTCAGACTCCGATGGTCACAAAAATCATCATGATGAAGTTTCTGAAAATGACTCTAGCAACTATAAAGGGATTACCACCATGTCTGCACCAGCACCCCTCCAATGTCCCTTTGGCATGAAACCATGTCAGGACAAGACTGCGTGTGTTCTTTACAGCCATGTGTGCGATGGAGATGCAGATTGTAAAGATGGCTCAGATGAGGAGACATGTTCATTAGAATGTGACAATG GCCAGTTTCAGTGTGCCCATGGGAAGAAGTGCATTGACCAGAGGCAGGTGTGTGATGGGGTGGCCCAGTGTCAGGACCGCTCTGATGAGACTCACTGCCTGAAGCCCACGGAAGGCTGTGCTCACCACTGTGACAACAAGACCCGCTGCCTCCCTGATACCTTCCTCTGTGATGGCGAGAGGGACTGCCTGGACGGCACCGACGAGGCCAACTGTG CTGATGAGAGCTGCAGCAGTGGGGAGTTCCGTTGCACCATTGGTCAGTGTGTATCTATAAGCATGCGCTGCGACGGGCATCCTGACTGTTGGGACCACTCTGACGAGGAGAGCTGCCACAAGCTCCCCCAGTGCACCACCAACCGCCGCTGCCCACAAAGCCAGGAGTGTCTGCTGGAGGAGTGGGTCTGTGATGGGGAGCAGGACTGTAAAGATGGCTCTGATGAAGAG AATTGCGAGATGGTCCAATTGAAGTGTGGCGAGTTCCAGTGGGCCTGTACATCAAAGAGCCAATGTGTTCCCAAAGCATGGAGATGTGATGGAACAAAGGACTGTGCTGATGAAAGTGACGAGGCAGGAT GTGGCCAGGTGGCAACATGCCCCTCTCACCAGTTCCAGTGTGCTAATACGTCAGAGTGTTTGGACATGGCCCTGGTGTGTAACTCAGTCAGAAATTGTGCTGATGGTTCTGATGAGGGTGGCGACTGCAAAACCACGTGTCCAGACAAAGCCATATGTGTCCAAAACTGCGACAGCACACCACAGGGAACA AGGTGTGGGTGTAAGGCTGGTTACCAGCTTGACGAGGATGCAGTGTCCTGTGGTGATATTGATGAGTGTGTCGGTGGTAAACGAGGTGTTTGCAGCCACTCATGCGTAAACACTCAGGGCTCCTTCCACTGTCACTGCAACCCTGGTTACCTGTTGGAATCTGATGGCCGCCACTGCAAGATCATGG GTGAGCCTTATCTTCTGGCCTCTGTGCAGACAGACTTGTTCCTTGTTGGGCTGAGAAGCAGTAGTCTGGATGTCCTGGTGTCCTCTGCTAAGAAAGCCATCCTGTCTGTGGACTATGACTGGAAGGATCAGAGGGTGTTCTGGGTCAGCCTGGATTCAGAGGGCATAAAGTGGTCCTCTCTAGACCAAAAAAAACAAGGAACTCTTTTCAAAG GCATCAAATCTGACTGCATTGCTGTTGACTGGGTAGGGAGAAACCTGTACTGGATTGATGGTATTGGAGGTGGTCGGATTATTGCTATTGGATTAAACTCAACCATTACAAGCGCTCTGGATCTCACTGTCATTCTTGACAAGGAATTTGAACAACTTCTCTCTCTGGCACTCCTGCCACAGAAGGG GCTCCTGTTCTGGTCGGAGATGAGTAACGAGGCAAAGATTGAGAGGGCCGGAATGGATGGGtctgagaggagagtggtggtcaGTCACAGCCTCGGCTGGCCAGGCAGTCTGGCTGTGGACCCAATAGGGGAGCGGCTCTACTGGACAGACAAGAAGCTTGGGTGCATTGGCTCAGCCACCCTGAATGGCGGGGATGTCAAG ATTCTGCAGTTGACGGAGACCACCAACCCGTTCTCGGTCACAGTTTTCAATGACCTGCTCTACTGGTCAGACGCCAAGAGGGGAACTATTCAAGGGGCTAATAAAATCACTGGAAAGAACTGCAAAGTCCTACTCAAACGATCAGCACAACCCTTTGGACTCAAA GTCATTCATCCACTGCTGCAAACAAGCACTGATAGTCCCTGTGAGAAACTTCATTGCTCTCACCTATGTGTATTGGCCCCTGGCCCCAAAGGGGTCTGCAAGTGTCCCTCTGGTCTGCTCCTAGCAGAGGATGGCCTCAACTGCTCCAACCTGGTCAACTCTGCCTTCCTCTTGGTGTTGTCTCCAACAGTTGTCACACAG ATCTACCTGCAGACCATGCTCAGTGCTGTGGGCCTGAAGACCTGGCCTGAgcacctctctttacctctcgcCAATGTCAATGAGGCAGCTATTTTGGATTACACCCTACGAGAAAAGATGTTGTACCTGGCCGACTCCGGCCAGTCCTCTGTAGGCCTCTTCAAGCTGAAGGAGACCAGCTTGGTGCCTCGCGGCCAGTTCCTGCAACTTAAAGGGGACACTGTCACAGCCCTGGCTCTGGACTGGATAACCCTCAACGTGTACTGGAGTAGCACCAAACAGTCACGCCTGCAGGTCACCTCTTCCAATGGGGAACACACTGCTGTGTTAATTGACGATATTGGAAGTCTGGAGTCCATAGCTCTTCACCCACTTAGTGGAAGACTCTGTTTTGCCAAGCAGGGGGAAGGTGCTCATGTGGAGTGTGCTCACATGGACGGGGGGAAGCGAGTGCAGGTTTGGAAGGATGCTGTGCAGCCCACCTCCCTGACTTTCTCCAATGATGGCGGGGAGATTTACTGGGCTGACATCG GCGCTGGGGTGATCGGCTCTGTCAGAGTTGATGGTTCTGGATACATTGCGTTTACAACTGGGGATGGCCTGATTGCATTTGCACTCAGCAACCGCATGCTTCTCTGGGTGACAGACCTTG ACACAACCCAAGTTTGGTATAGAGATGACCAACTGATCAAGACACTTTGGTTTGAGGTCAACATTGAAGTTGTCAGTTTGAAGGCCTACAGCAAGTCCAGCCAGATGG GCTTCAACTTCTGCTCTGATGGGAATGGGGACTGCAGTCACTTCTGTCTGGCTGTCCCTGGTGGTAGGACATGTAGGTGTGCCCATGGCCATCGACCAGTCAATGCCACACACTGCACCCTAGACCAGCACTGCCCAGCTGGTAGTAGACCCTGTCTGGATGGGCACACATGCCTCCCCCTGGAGAAGTTCTGTGATGGGCATCCTGACTGCCTTGACACCTCGGATGAGAATT GTGTCCATCTCAAAGGGCAGTCTGAAGTCCAGTCCAAAGCTCCAACCCTGCCTCCAAGCCCCAGCATTCCCACATCTGCAGATCTTGGCTCTACCACCTCTCTGGACAACAGTGGGCTGGTGAGAAACCTGGATGTCAAGCAGCAGTGTAGTGAGAAGCACTGTAATGGGAATGGGGAGTGTGTAGAGACCAATGGGGGCACCTCCTGTGCCTGTGGTCAAGGCTACAGTGGAGACTCCTGCCAAGACCAGCTCGCCAACACCATGCAAGGCCCACTAATCTATGGGGCCGTTGGCCTCTGTGCTGCGATTGTAGTTATCAGTGTCCTCGTTGCCGTGGTCAGGAGCAAGACTGCAAACGCAAG GCGAGCCAGTCCTGTGGTAAAGCAGACCAGTATGATTGACTTGGCGAAACATGGAGATTCTCCCTCTACACAACATTCACCTGACGACACTAACTTTTCAGAG GAAGTGGCATCATCTGTGGCATAA
- the LOC118358126 gene encoding low-density lipoprotein receptor-related protein 2-like isoform X2 produces MAFYLLLSISILEISVLSVAVRTPLKCNLGTKPCKDGSECILYQHVCDGEVDCRDGSDEEDCTVTCTKGQFLCAHGKKCIDQRQVCDGVAQCQDRSDEVDCLEHMEGCAHHCDKTRCLPDTFLCDGEKDCLDGTDEADCDSDGHKNHHDEVSENDSSNYKGITTMSAPAPLQCPFGMKPCQDKTACVLYSHVCDGDADCKDGSDEETCSLECDNGQFQCAHGKKCIDQRQVCDGVAQCQDRSDETRCLKPTEGCAHHCDNKTRCLPDTFLCDGERDCLDGTDEANCDSDSTDHKNHRYFVAEDDDGTNEGNSTSMSVPAPLKCTFGTKPCKNNIECVLYSHVCDGEADCKDGSDEEECSLECGSGQFQCAHGKKCIDQRQVCDGVAQCQDRSDETHCLKPTEGCAHHCDNKTRCLPDTFLCDGERDCLDGTDEANCADESCSSGEFRCTIGQCVSISMRCDGHPDCWDHSDEESCHKLPQCTTNRRCPQSQECLLEEWVCDGEQDCKDGSDEENCEMVQLKCGEFQWACTSKSQCVPKAWRCDGTKDCADESDEAGCGQVATCPSHQFQCANTSECLDMALVCNSVRNCADGSDEGGDCKTTCPDKAICVQNCDSTPQGTRCGCKAGYQLDEDAVSCGDIDECVGGKRGVCSHSCVNTQGSFHCHCNPGYLLESDGRHCKIMGEPYLLASVQTDLFLVGLRSSSLDVLVSSAKKAILSVDYDWKDQRVFWVSLDSEGIKWSSLDQKKQGTLFKGIKSDCIAVDWVGRNLYWIDGIGGGRIIAIGLNSTITSALDLTVILDKEFEQLLSLALLPQKGLLFWSEMSNEAKIERAGMDGSERRVVVSHSLGWPGSLAVDPIGERLYWTDKKLGCIGSATLNGGDVKILQLTETTNPFSVTVFNDLLYWSDAKRGTIQGANKITGKNCKVLLKRSAQPFGLKVIHPLLQTSTDSPCEKLHCSHLCVLAPGPKGVCKCPSGLLLAEDGLNCSNLVNSAFLLVLSPTVVTQIYLQTMLSAVGLKTWPEHLSLPLANVNEAAILDYTLREKMLYLADSGQSSVGLFKLKETSLVPRGQFLQLKGDTVTALALDWITLNVYWSSTKQSRLQVTSSNGEHTAVLIDDIGSLESIALHPLSGRLCFAKQGEGAHVECAHMDGGKRVQVWKDAVQPTSLTFSNDGGEIYWADIGAGVIGSVRVDGSGYIAFTTGDGLIAFALSNRMLLWVTDLDTTQVWYRDDQLIKTLWFEVNIEVVSLKAYSKSSQMGFNFCSDGNGDCSHFCLAVPGGRTCRCAHGHRPVNATHCTLDQHCPAGSRPCLDGHTCLPLEKFCDGHPDCLDTSDENCVHLKGQSEVQSKAPTLPPSPSIPTSADLGSTTSLDNSGLVRNLDVKQQCSEKHCNGNGECVETNGGTSCACGQGYSGDSCQDQLANTMQGPLIYGAVGLCAAIVVISVLVAVVRSKTANARRASPVVKQTSMIDLAKHGDSPSTQHSPDDTNFSEEVASSVA; encoded by the exons ATGGCTTTCTATCTGCTTCTGAGTATATCAATTTTGGAAATCTCAG TTTTGAGTGTTGCTGTGCGGACTCCATTGAAATGCAACCTGGGCACCAAACCTTGCAAGGATGGATCTGAGTGTATTCTCTACCAGCATGTGTGTGACGGTGAAGTTGACTGTAGGGATGGCTCTGATGAGGAGGACTGCACTGTCACATGCACTAAAG GCCAGTTTCTGTGTGCCCATGGGAAGAAGTGCATTGACCAGAGGCAGGTGTGTGACGGGGTGGCCCAGTGTCAGGACCGTTCTGATGAGGTGGACTGCCtagagcacatggagggctgtgctcACCACTGTGACAAGACCCGCTGCCTCCCTGACACCTTCCTTTGTGATGGAGAGAAGGACTGCCTGGATGGCACTGATGAGGCAGACTGTG ACTCCGATGGTCACAAAAATCATCATGATGAAGTTTCTGAAAATGACTCTAGCAACTATAAAGGGATTACCACCATGTCTGCACCAGCACCCCTCCAATGTCCCTTTGGCATGAAACCATGTCAGGACAAGACTGCGTGTGTTCTTTACAGCCATGTGTGCGATGGAGATGCAGATTGTAAAGATGGCTCAGATGAGGAGACATGTTCATTAGAATGTGACAATG GCCAGTTTCAGTGTGCCCATGGGAAGAAGTGCATTGACCAGAGGCAGGTGTGTGACGGGGTGGCCCAGTGTCAGGACCGCTCTGATGAGACTCGCTGCCTGAAGCCCACGGAAGGCTGTGCTCACCACTGTGACAACAAGACCCGCTGCCTCCCTGACACCTTCCtctgtgatggagagagggactgcCTGGATGGCACCGACGAGGCCAACTGTg ATTCAGACTCCACTGATCATAAAAATCATCGCTATTTTGTTGCTGAAGATGATGACGGCACCAACGAAGGGAATTCCACCTCAATGTCTGTACCAGCACCCCTCAAGTGTACTTTTGGCACTAAACCATGCAAGAACAATATTGAGTGTGTGCTTTACAGCCATGTGTGTGATGGAGAGGCAGATTGTAAAGATGGCTCCGATGAGGAAGAGTGTTCATTAGAATGTGGAAGTG GCCAGTTTCAGTGTGCCCATGGGAAGAAGTGCATTGACCAGAGGCAGGTGTGTGATGGGGTGGCCCAGTGTCAGGACCGCTCTGATGAGACTCACTGCCTGAAGCCCACGGAAGGCTGTGCTCACCACTGTGACAACAAGACCCGCTGCCTCCCTGATACCTTCCTCTGTGATGGCGAGAGGGACTGCCTGGACGGCACCGACGAGGCCAACTGTG CTGATGAGAGCTGCAGCAGTGGGGAGTTCCGTTGCACCATTGGTCAGTGTGTATCTATAAGCATGCGCTGCGACGGGCATCCTGACTGTTGGGACCACTCTGACGAGGAGAGCTGCCACAAGCTCCCCCAGTGCACCACCAACCGCCGCTGCCCACAAAGCCAGGAGTGTCTGCTGGAGGAGTGGGTCTGTGATGGGGAGCAGGACTGTAAAGATGGCTCTGATGAAGAG AATTGCGAGATGGTCCAATTGAAGTGTGGCGAGTTCCAGTGGGCCTGTACATCAAAGAGCCAATGTGTTCCCAAAGCATGGAGATGTGATGGAACAAAGGACTGTGCTGATGAAAGTGACGAGGCAGGAT GTGGCCAGGTGGCAACATGCCCCTCTCACCAGTTCCAGTGTGCTAATACGTCAGAGTGTTTGGACATGGCCCTGGTGTGTAACTCAGTCAGAAATTGTGCTGATGGTTCTGATGAGGGTGGCGACTGCAAAACCACGTGTCCAGACAAAGCCATATGTGTCCAAAACTGCGACAGCACACCACAGGGAACA AGGTGTGGGTGTAAGGCTGGTTACCAGCTTGACGAGGATGCAGTGTCCTGTGGTGATATTGATGAGTGTGTCGGTGGTAAACGAGGTGTTTGCAGCCACTCATGCGTAAACACTCAGGGCTCCTTCCACTGTCACTGCAACCCTGGTTACCTGTTGGAATCTGATGGCCGCCACTGCAAGATCATGG GTGAGCCTTATCTTCTGGCCTCTGTGCAGACAGACTTGTTCCTTGTTGGGCTGAGAAGCAGTAGTCTGGATGTCCTGGTGTCCTCTGCTAAGAAAGCCATCCTGTCTGTGGACTATGACTGGAAGGATCAGAGGGTGTTCTGGGTCAGCCTGGATTCAGAGGGCATAAAGTGGTCCTCTCTAGACCAAAAAAAACAAGGAACTCTTTTCAAAG GCATCAAATCTGACTGCATTGCTGTTGACTGGGTAGGGAGAAACCTGTACTGGATTGATGGTATTGGAGGTGGTCGGATTATTGCTATTGGATTAAACTCAACCATTACAAGCGCTCTGGATCTCACTGTCATTCTTGACAAGGAATTTGAACAACTTCTCTCTCTGGCACTCCTGCCACAGAAGGG GCTCCTGTTCTGGTCGGAGATGAGTAACGAGGCAAAGATTGAGAGGGCCGGAATGGATGGGtctgagaggagagtggtggtcaGTCACAGCCTCGGCTGGCCAGGCAGTCTGGCTGTGGACCCAATAGGGGAGCGGCTCTACTGGACAGACAAGAAGCTTGGGTGCATTGGCTCAGCCACCCTGAATGGCGGGGATGTCAAG ATTCTGCAGTTGACGGAGACCACCAACCCGTTCTCGGTCACAGTTTTCAATGACCTGCTCTACTGGTCAGACGCCAAGAGGGGAACTATTCAAGGGGCTAATAAAATCACTGGAAAGAACTGCAAAGTCCTACTCAAACGATCAGCACAACCCTTTGGACTCAAA GTCATTCATCCACTGCTGCAAACAAGCACTGATAGTCCCTGTGAGAAACTTCATTGCTCTCACCTATGTGTATTGGCCCCTGGCCCCAAAGGGGTCTGCAAGTGTCCCTCTGGTCTGCTCCTAGCAGAGGATGGCCTCAACTGCTCCAACCTGGTCAACTCTGCCTTCCTCTTGGTGTTGTCTCCAACAGTTGTCACACAG ATCTACCTGCAGACCATGCTCAGTGCTGTGGGCCTGAAGACCTGGCCTGAgcacctctctttacctctcgcCAATGTCAATGAGGCAGCTATTTTGGATTACACCCTACGAGAAAAGATGTTGTACCTGGCCGACTCCGGCCAGTCCTCTGTAGGCCTCTTCAAGCTGAAGGAGACCAGCTTGGTGCCTCGCGGCCAGTTCCTGCAACTTAAAGGGGACACTGTCACAGCCCTGGCTCTGGACTGGATAACCCTCAACGTGTACTGGAGTAGCACCAAACAGTCACGCCTGCAGGTCACCTCTTCCAATGGGGAACACACTGCTGTGTTAATTGACGATATTGGAAGTCTGGAGTCCATAGCTCTTCACCCACTTAGTGGAAGACTCTGTTTTGCCAAGCAGGGGGAAGGTGCTCATGTGGAGTGTGCTCACATGGACGGGGGGAAGCGAGTGCAGGTTTGGAAGGATGCTGTGCAGCCCACCTCCCTGACTTTCTCCAATGATGGCGGGGAGATTTACTGGGCTGACATCG GCGCTGGGGTGATCGGCTCTGTCAGAGTTGATGGTTCTGGATACATTGCGTTTACAACTGGGGATGGCCTGATTGCATTTGCACTCAGCAACCGCATGCTTCTCTGGGTGACAGACCTTG ACACAACCCAAGTTTGGTATAGAGATGACCAACTGATCAAGACACTTTGGTTTGAGGTCAACATTGAAGTTGTCAGTTTGAAGGCCTACAGCAAGTCCAGCCAGATGG GCTTCAACTTCTGCTCTGATGGGAATGGGGACTGCAGTCACTTCTGTCTGGCTGTCCCTGGTGGTAGGACATGTAGGTGTGCCCATGGCCATCGACCAGTCAATGCCACACACTGCACCCTAGACCAGCACTGCCCAGCTGGTAGTAGACCCTGTCTGGATGGGCACACATGCCTCCCCCTGGAGAAGTTCTGTGATGGGCATCCTGACTGCCTTGACACCTCGGATGAGAATT GTGTCCATCTCAAAGGGCAGTCTGAAGTCCAGTCCAAAGCTCCAACCCTGCCTCCAAGCCCCAGCATTCCCACATCTGCAGATCTTGGCTCTACCACCTCTCTGGACAACAGTGGGCTGGTGAGAAACCTGGATGTCAAGCAGCAGTGTAGTGAGAAGCACTGTAATGGGAATGGGGAGTGTGTAGAGACCAATGGGGGCACCTCCTGTGCCTGTGGTCAAGGCTACAGTGGAGACTCCTGCCAAGACCAGCTCGCCAACACCATGCAAGGCCCACTAATCTATGGGGCCGTTGGCCTCTGTGCTGCGATTGTAGTTATCAGTGTCCTCGTTGCCGTGGTCAGGAGCAAGACTGCAAACGCAAG GCGAGCCAGTCCTGTGGTAAAGCAGACCAGTATGATTGACTTGGCGAAACATGGAGATTCTCCCTCTACACAACATTCACCTGACGACACTAACTTTTCAGAG GAAGTGGCATCATCTGTGGCATAA